The following proteins come from a genomic window of Desmospora profundinema:
- a CDS encoding YheC/YheD family protein: MSNFDVGVMISRRVFGDCLRETSPYESLALYDEGGRKEGFSPVFFTIDQIRFADWTVNGVIRDGTGCFRWKRVPLPRLIHNRIKPMIHTPALTRLQRWPGTTLFNGENRLDKWRVDRILRKNPDLAQRLPETALASQEEMIRLLDTYGSVYVKPRDRSLGLGILRVDRVGKTGKVKVVEANGSRGEIGSLSSFCKIFRVVGKRPFYLIQQAIPLVEEDGCPVDLRVTVQRDGTGEWQVSGMVAKKGLRYGIVTNVAAGGVAVKIDPVLKTAFPDSERREQVRKHVVETAVAAARQLSRKVPYLADLGMDIGVDREGNVWIIEVNGRDLRITFRHAKELEIWRDTFHKPMQYAAYLLNHTKRAAGSDTAFLTPGSLRMKGKRSGSVETAVRHLAEALSKNDTVYVIGKGVADLGEAMGIEVRSPNTRGYLEGALGELKRLSPRWVQVENRPTFVPHVKRICPDAKVVLSLHSDRYLMPPHLETKKRARFLSICDGVLTNSQFLKNRLLRWVPELEGRVKTLPLGVDLKRFLPREDPLSMERRKRMRKRWGIRESDRLLLFVGRWIPQKGIHHLLKALPKIIQHESNIRLVIVGGSHYGKNLETHYVRYVKKLAKPLGDIVSWMPFIPHMDIPKCYAAADLLVVPSTGSEAFGLVNLEGMASSLPVVSVRTGGIPEVVEDGKTGILVDPAPQHLPKALADACSRLLSDPDKMKDMGKNGQKRAEQFGWSHVAEQWVRLRSDWEKTRFHVQLSDLGVKRFC; this comes from the coding sequence TTGTCTAACTTTGATGTGGGGGTTATGATCAGCCGTCGTGTGTTCGGGGATTGTTTGAGGGAGACATCCCCTTATGAATCATTGGCTTTATATGACGAGGGGGGGCGGAAAGAGGGTTTTTCCCCGGTGTTTTTTACTATCGATCAAATTCGTTTCGCCGATTGGACGGTGAATGGTGTCATACGGGACGGGACAGGCTGCTTCCGGTGGAAACGCGTACCGTTGCCCCGCCTGATTCACAATCGGATAAAGCCTATGATTCACACGCCAGCTCTGACCCGATTGCAACGATGGCCGGGTACCACCTTGTTTAACGGAGAAAATCGATTGGATAAATGGCGGGTGGACCGCATTCTGCGAAAAAACCCTGATTTGGCCCAACGTTTGCCGGAAACGGCTCTCGCTTCACAAGAAGAGATGATTCGCTTGCTGGACACCTATGGCTCCGTCTATGTGAAGCCGCGAGATCGCAGCTTGGGATTAGGGATTCTAAGGGTGGATCGGGTTGGAAAGACGGGGAAAGTGAAAGTGGTGGAAGCGAATGGGAGCCGTGGTGAGATCGGATCTCTGTCCTCCTTCTGCAAAATCTTCCGAGTGGTAGGGAAAAGACCTTTTTATCTGATCCAGCAAGCCATTCCGCTGGTGGAGGAGGACGGGTGCCCAGTCGATTTACGGGTTACTGTACAACGGGATGGTACGGGAGAATGGCAGGTAAGCGGAATGGTCGCCAAGAAAGGCCTCCGTTACGGGATTGTCACCAACGTGGCGGCGGGAGGGGTGGCAGTAAAAATCGATCCGGTGTTGAAGACGGCGTTTCCCGATTCGGAACGACGGGAGCAAGTCCGGAAGCATGTCGTAGAAACGGCTGTGGCAGCAGCTCGACAATTATCCCGAAAGGTCCCGTATTTAGCTGACCTCGGAATGGATATCGGGGTGGATAGAGAGGGGAATGTTTGGATTATCGAGGTGAACGGCCGTGATCTCCGGATCACGTTTCGTCATGCAAAGGAATTGGAAATTTGGCGAGATACTTTTCACAAACCGATGCAGTATGCAGCCTACTTATTAAATCATACAAAGCGGGCGGCTGGAAGCGACACTGCATTTCTCACCCCCGGTTCACTACGTATGAAAGGGAAGCGATCAGGATCGGTGGAAACTGCTGTACGGCATCTAGCGGAGGCTTTGTCCAAGAACGACACGGTGTATGTGATCGGTAAGGGAGTGGCCGATTTGGGAGAGGCTATGGGGATAGAGGTTCGTTCCCCGAATACTCGCGGGTACTTGGAGGGAGCATTGGGGGAGTTGAAACGGTTGAGTCCCCGATGGGTGCAAGTAGAAAACCGCCCCACCTTTGTGCCCCATGTGAAAAGGATTTGTCCGGATGCTAAGGTGGTTCTCTCTCTCCATTCAGACCGTTATTTGATGCCGCCGCACCTGGAAACGAAGAAACGCGCCCGTTTTTTGTCAATTTGTGATGGGGTCCTGACCAACAGTCAGTTTCTGAAAAATCGCCTGCTTCGATGGGTGCCCGAATTGGAAGGGCGGGTGAAGACTCTGCCGTTGGGGGTAGATTTGAAGCGCTTTTTGCCGCGGGAGGATCCCCTTTCCATGGAACGCAGGAAACGGATGAGGAAACGGTGGGGAATCCGTGAATCGGACCGTTTACTATTATTTGTGGGGCGTTGGATTCCGCAAAAAGGGATCCACCATCTGCTCAAAGCTTTGCCCAAGATCATTCAACACGAATCCAACATCCGCCTAGTCATCGTTGGGGGGAGTCACTATGGCAAAAATCTAGAGACCCACTATGTACGATACGTAAAAAAACTGGCAAAACCCCTGGGGGATATTGTGAGTTGGATGCCTTTTATTCCACATATGGATATTCCCAAATGTTACGCGGCAGCGGATTTGTTGGTGGTTCCATCTACGGGAAGTGAAGCGTTCGGTTTGGTTAATCTGGAGGGAATGGCTTCTTCCTTGCCAGTGGTTTCGGTTCGTACCGGCGGGATACCAGAAGTGGTAGAGGACGGGAAGACGGGGATTCTGGTGGATCCGGCACCGCAACATCTCCCGAAAGCTCTTGCAGATGCTTGCAGTCGATTGTTATCCGACCCCGATAAAATGAAAGATATGGGTAAAAATGGACAAAAACGAGCGGAACAGTTTGGTTGGAGCCATGTAGCGGAGCAGTGGGTACGATTGCGGAGTGATTGGGAGAAGACCCGCTTTCACGTTCAGCTTTCTGATCTCGGGGTAAAGCGCTTCTGTTAA
- a CDS encoding ammonium transporter — translation MEGVQLSIDAVWIMLCAILVIFMQAGFALLEAGSTRMKNAGHVAGKQMLSFSLVGLVFWAVGYGVAFGDSNGVFGTSGWFLNFPAVEGEIPLEISFLFQMAFAAVAAAIAWGGFAERAKLSVYVIFGILFTAVIYPVVAHWVWGDGGWLEALGKQDFAGSTVVHLQGGIAALVATLLLGPRIGKFTSDGKPNAIPGHNQVYTVLGVAIIWLGWFGFNPGSTLEAGDGFFGYVALTTYLAAAAGALAALATVKGVLGKADVPMMLNGILAGLVAITAACAFVEPWAAVLVGAIAGSLTVFTSLYFEKKGIDDPIYAFSVHGVAGIWGTLSTGFFASPRLVEIAGAGQAGLFYGGGFTQLGVQALGVAVAGLYVAVASFIILWVLDKTIGLRVTEEDEVMGLDLSEHGSYGYPEQMKQEPGTVKG, via the coding sequence TTGGAAGGTGTTCAATTGTCCATCGATGCAGTCTGGATCATGCTTTGTGCTATTCTTGTTATTTTTATGCAAGCCGGTTTTGCTCTGTTGGAAGCCGGGTCCACCCGGATGAAAAACGCGGGTCACGTGGCTGGCAAACAAATGCTGAGCTTTTCCTTGGTCGGTTTGGTTTTTTGGGCAGTAGGATACGGCGTCGCATTCGGAGACAGCAATGGGGTGTTCGGCACCTCGGGCTGGTTCCTTAACTTTCCGGCCGTTGAAGGAGAAATTCCGCTGGAAATTTCCTTCCTGTTCCAAATGGCATTTGCAGCAGTTGCAGCTGCAATCGCCTGGGGAGGATTTGCAGAGCGGGCCAAGCTGAGTGTGTACGTCATCTTCGGGATCTTGTTCACGGCTGTGATTTATCCGGTGGTCGCCCATTGGGTCTGGGGTGACGGCGGTTGGTTGGAAGCGCTTGGGAAACAGGATTTCGCCGGATCCACCGTGGTTCACCTGCAAGGGGGAATCGCAGCATTGGTGGCCACGTTGCTGTTGGGGCCCCGGATCGGGAAATTTACTTCCGACGGAAAACCAAACGCCATTCCAGGTCACAACCAAGTGTACACCGTGCTGGGTGTTGCCATCATCTGGCTGGGATGGTTCGGATTTAATCCTGGCAGCACACTGGAAGCTGGAGACGGATTTTTCGGTTATGTCGCACTGACGACTTATTTGGCTGCGGCGGCGGGTGCCCTGGCTGCCCTGGCGACGGTAAAGGGCGTATTGGGTAAAGCGGATGTTCCGATGATGTTAAATGGCATATTGGCCGGTTTGGTGGCCATTACGGCAGCCTGTGCCTTTGTCGAACCCTGGGCAGCGGTATTGGTGGGTGCGATTGCCGGATCGTTGACGGTGTTTACGTCCCTGTACTTTGAGAAAAAGGGTATTGACGATCCGATTTACGCGTTCTCCGTTCACGGTGTCGCCGGGATCTGGGGAACACTGTCCACAGGGTTTTTCGCTTCCCCCCGCCTGGTTGAAATCGCTGGTGCAGGGCAAGCCGGACTCTTCTACGGCGGCGGTTTCACCCAGCTGGGCGTTCAGGCGTTGGGAGTGGCTGTGGCAGGGTTGTATGTAGCCGTTGCTTCTTTCATTATCCTGTGGGTGTTGGATAAAACGATTGGTTTGCGTGTAACTGAGGAAGATGAAGTGATGGGTCTTGATTTGAGTGAACACGGCTCCTATGGTTATCCTGAGCAGATGAAGCAGGAACCCGGTACGGTCAAAGGATAA
- a CDS encoding DUF294 nucleotidyltransferase-like domain-containing protein: MNPAFWLEQHRGWGRWVKECLDENGEVIGIQSALQAKHDHLYQQVWEWAANQARSKGDFVPSSGSWFMMGSAGREEAPLWTDQDHGILLADDEDRERVTAFTHLLVEGLQQAGYPRCPGKVMASESIWQGTRREWKSRLEKWFAGNSRDDARYLMIAADARVVAGEREWIKEWRNHFFQLASRYPHVLRREADRRSRTPLGLWGRLHRERYGVLAGKVPIKEGGYLLMVDALRLWSLVHEVKETSTRQRIRGVGNCLGWSRQRVEALTDALDVFLEFRLCGSLEEEGNPNYVDPAQHPSKRIQRLKKAFSLSRDIWREVGRDLDRLAAEIGDQRL, from the coding sequence ATGAATCCGGCTTTTTGGCTGGAACAACACCGTGGTTGGGGCCGATGGGTAAAGGAGTGTTTGGATGAGAACGGCGAAGTCATCGGGATCCAGAGCGCTCTCCAAGCTAAACATGACCACCTTTATCAGCAAGTGTGGGAGTGGGCGGCTAACCAGGCGCGATCCAAAGGTGATTTCGTACCTTCGTCCGGTTCCTGGTTTATGATGGGAAGTGCCGGCAGGGAAGAGGCACCGTTGTGGACCGATCAGGATCATGGGATCTTGTTGGCTGATGATGAGGACCGGGAAAGGGTGACTGCCTTTACCCATCTGTTGGTGGAGGGCTTGCAGCAAGCAGGCTATCCCCGTTGTCCAGGCAAGGTGATGGCATCGGAATCGATTTGGCAGGGAACCCGCCGGGAGTGGAAAAGCCGCTTGGAAAAGTGGTTTGCGGGAAACAGCCGCGACGACGCTCGTTATCTGATGATTGCTGCCGATGCCCGTGTGGTGGCGGGAGAGAGGGAGTGGATCAAGGAGTGGCGGAACCATTTCTTTCAGTTGGCTTCCCGATATCCCCATGTGTTACGGCGGGAAGCGGACCGCCGTTCCCGCACTCCTTTGGGGCTATGGGGACGTCTTCACCGGGAGCGGTATGGAGTCCTTGCCGGGAAGGTGCCGATCAAGGAGGGAGGGTATCTCCTGATGGTGGATGCGTTGCGGCTGTGGTCGCTTGTTCACGAGGTGAAGGAAACTTCCACCCGTCAAAGGATCCGGGGAGTGGGAAATTGCCTCGGCTGGTCCCGGCAACGGGTGGAGGCCCTAACTGACGCGTTGGACGTCTTCCTGGAATTTCGCCTTTGCGGAAGTCTGGAAGAGGAGGGCAACCCCAATTATGTGGATCCGGCCCAGCATCCTTCTAAGCGGATTCAAAGGTTGAAAAAGGCTTTCTCTTTATCCCGGGATATTTGGCGGGAGGTTGGCCGTGATCTGGACCGCCTGGCTGCCGAAATAGGAGATCAGAGGTTATGA
- a CDS encoding exonuclease domain-containing protein, with protein MNGGKDWFRWLRDRGWTAGANRSFQQEAWVRSLIQEAKSQRQLSVPLQELTFIVVDLETTGFRPHHGDEIIAIGAVKVEKGKVVPDKRFHTLVRPQGKIPDVVVRLTGITEDAVKSAPSLANALQSWLEFTGSNILVAYGAGLDASFLKAGLKKTWGASLQHRFLDVWLLARWLHPSLPDHSLERLLHRYGIALQGRHTADGDAWMTAQLWEKMLNDFQDHHLENLGQLYAALNQSR; from the coding sequence ATGAACGGGGGAAAGGATTGGTTCCGGTGGCTGCGGGATAGAGGATGGACCGCCGGAGCAAATCGGTCGTTTCAGCAGGAAGCATGGGTCCGTTCCCTGATTCAGGAGGCCAAGTCACAGCGACAGTTGTCCGTTCCCCTTCAAGAACTCACCTTTATCGTCGTCGACCTGGAAACCACGGGTTTTCGCCCGCATCATGGGGATGAGATCATCGCAATCGGAGCGGTAAAGGTGGAAAAAGGAAAAGTGGTACCCGACAAGCGGTTTCATACCCTGGTGCGTCCCCAGGGGAAGATTCCAGATGTCGTTGTTCGCCTTACCGGCATTACCGAGGATGCGGTAAAGTCCGCCCCCTCCTTGGCGAATGCACTGCAGTCCTGGTTGGAGTTTACAGGGTCCAACATCTTGGTGGCTTATGGGGCCGGTTTGGATGCCTCTTTCCTGAAGGCGGGTTTGAAAAAAACATGGGGAGCCTCGTTGCAGCATCGTTTTTTGGATGTTTGGCTGCTGGCCCGCTGGTTGCACCCTAGCCTTCCCGACCACTCCCTGGAACGTCTGCTCCACCGCTACGGGATTGCCTTGCAAGGACGGCATACGGCCGACGGGGATGCCTGGATGACCGCTCAATTGTGGGAAAAGATGCTGAACGATTTTCAGGATCACCACCTGGAAAACCTGGGTCAGTTGTATGCCGCACTCAACCAGTCACGGTAA
- a CDS encoding UDP-N-acetylmuramoyl-tripeptide--D-alanyl-D-alanine ligase, with protein MITKSVTLKECVRLIGGTLVRGNPGRVLYSANRGSYRSLTSNQVYFIDTHQSVEKQLAALRNHPVAAVVLPSDVPGSHIPERTAIIRVRSVTDAYWRLASWNWKQATPKHVVGITGSAGKSTTTEMVYAVLKQRARVVHTRGNLNTFTFLPTYLLRLNPGDPILLLEMGMKSLNNIARQCRVVRPNVGVVTNVGEAHAGSLGGLDTVVKAKQELVDGMRPGGILYLNADCARSRQLSTRRFYGTVRTFGIQNSADIRGENIRYGTHGMSFDVRIRNEKFPCVIPHWGNHNVLNALAAIGICLSLGYSKKEIQNGLARSRPPRMRLQLIRAKSGKLLINDAWNANPSAMKAGLTVLKNIAIGTKRIPIAVLGDMMELGRYTYTGHRDVGVHTANQSLSLLVTYGSNSREIGRTAISQGMDPKRVIHYSNRAELIRFLKYAPQNSVIYFKGSRKLKMEKIVDDLARLPARG; from the coding sequence GTGATCACGAAATCCGTCACCCTGAAGGAGTGCGTCCGCCTGATTGGTGGAACATTGGTTCGAGGAAACCCCGGACGGGTTCTTTACTCGGCCAACCGGGGAAGTTACCGGTCCCTTACATCCAATCAGGTTTATTTTATCGACACCCACCAGTCTGTTGAAAAACAGCTGGCGGCACTCCGAAACCACCCCGTCGCCGCCGTTGTCTTGCCATCGGATGTTCCGGGCTCTCACATTCCAGAACGCACCGCGATCATCCGCGTCCGTTCCGTTACCGATGCTTACTGGCGATTGGCTTCATGGAACTGGAAACAGGCCACTCCCAAACATGTGGTGGGAATCACCGGTAGTGCGGGAAAATCCACCACCACCGAAATGGTATACGCAGTCCTGAAGCAGCGGGCAAGAGTCGTACACACACGAGGAAACCTGAACACGTTTACCTTTTTACCCACCTATCTTCTCCGATTAAACCCGGGTGATCCCATTCTACTGTTGGAGATGGGAATGAAGTCCCTGAATAACATCGCCCGGCAATGCCGGGTCGTTCGCCCGAACGTCGGAGTGGTAACCAATGTGGGGGAAGCGCACGCCGGAAGCTTGGGCGGTCTGGACACCGTAGTCAAAGCCAAACAGGAATTGGTGGACGGTATGCGCCCCGGCGGGATTTTGTATCTTAACGCCGATTGTGCCCGCTCTCGTCAATTATCCACCCGTCGTTTTTATGGTACGGTCCGTACTTTCGGCATCCAAAACTCCGCAGACATTCGGGGGGAGAACATCCGATATGGTACCCATGGAATGTCCTTTGACGTACGGATCCGGAATGAAAAATTTCCTTGTGTCATTCCTCATTGGGGAAACCATAACGTCTTAAATGCACTGGCTGCCATCGGCATTTGCCTCTCCTTAGGGTACTCCAAAAAGGAAATCCAAAACGGACTCGCCCGTTCCAGACCTCCCCGCATGCGCCTACAATTAATCCGGGCCAAGAGCGGCAAACTATTGATCAATGATGCGTGGAACGCTAATCCATCCGCGATGAAAGCAGGACTAACCGTTTTGAAAAACATCGCAATAGGAACGAAACGAATCCCGATCGCCGTTTTGGGTGACATGATGGAGCTGGGTCGATACACGTACACCGGTCATCGGGATGTAGGGGTTCACACAGCCAACCAGTCTCTATCTCTATTGGTCACCTACGGAAGCAATTCCCGCGAAATCGGCAGAACCGCAATCAGTCAGGGCATGGACCCTAAGCGGGTCATTCATTATTCAAATCGTGCAGAGCTGATTCGTTTCCTAAAGTATGCTCCTCAAAACAGTGTCATCTACTTCAAAGGCTCCCGTAAGCTGAAGATGGAAAAGATCGTGGATGATCTTGCCCGCCTCCCCGCCCGGGGATAA
- a CDS encoding TerC family protein: MELFSAEFFQALIAIIIIDLVLAGDNAIVIGMAARRVPKDKQRMVIIWGTIGAIVIRAVATLAVVWLLKIPGLLLAGGILLIWIAYKLLAEDKEHEKVDAKQSMWGAIQTIIIADAVMGLDNVLAIAGAAHSNYLLVIIGLLISVPIIIFGSTIILKFIEKYPIIIFIGSGVLAWTAGKMIVGEPYLKDFFTEEPFLKWGLILFIILGVLIAGRITRMRRQSIQQG; encoded by the coding sequence ATGGAACTATTCTCAGCGGAGTTTTTTCAAGCACTTATCGCCATTATCATTATTGACCTGGTATTGGCCGGCGACAACGCCATCGTAATCGGAATGGCCGCTCGCAGAGTGCCTAAAGACAAACAAAGAATGGTTATTATTTGGGGAACGATCGGCGCGATTGTCATTCGGGCAGTCGCTACCTTAGCGGTGGTCTGGCTGTTGAAAATCCCGGGTCTGCTCTTAGCGGGAGGGATCCTGCTGATCTGGATCGCTTACAAGTTGCTGGCGGAAGACAAAGAGCATGAAAAGGTGGATGCCAAACAAAGCATGTGGGGGGCCATCCAGACGATCATTATCGCCGACGCCGTCATGGGTCTCGATAATGTATTGGCCATCGCCGGAGCCGCTCACAGCAATTATCTGTTGGTCATCATCGGTCTGTTGATCAGTGTTCCGATCATTATATTCGGCAGCACCATCATCCTCAAATTCATCGAAAAATATCCCATTATCATCTTTATCGGTTCGGGAGTGCTGGCATGGACCGCCGGCAAAATGATTGTCGGAGAACCTTATCTGAAAGACTTCTTCACTGAAGAGCCTTTTCTGAAATGGGGGCTTATCCTCTTTATCATCCTGGGTGTCCTTATCGCCGGACGAATCACGCGGATGAGACGGCAATCGATCCAGCAGGGGTAA
- a CDS encoding EcsC family protein, whose protein sequence is MNGEQRARLECIAWQHRMMKQASWFTQAAQSVQRKVNERIPQKVHDAMTEAVKGMVQTVLTGSEWTTSRHPVRSLSFLERERLIREKILTYRRLAAVEGAGTGAGGILLGLADFPMLLSLKMKFLYDVASLYGFDVTEDQERLYLLHIFQVTFSSGEKRTQAFLKLRNWHQTIQTFPSTKQMDWQAFQQDYRETIDLPKLLQLIPGFGAIVGAVVNHRFLNELGKTAMNAYRMRLLDSSGKSI, encoded by the coding sequence ATGAATGGTGAGCAGCGGGCACGACTGGAATGTATCGCTTGGCAACATCGAATGATGAAACAAGCTTCCTGGTTTACGCAAGCTGCCCAGTCGGTACAGCGGAAGGTGAATGAGCGAATTCCCCAAAAAGTCCATGACGCGATGACTGAAGCAGTCAAAGGAATGGTACAGACTGTATTGACAGGCTCGGAGTGGACGACCAGCCGACACCCTGTCCGTTCCCTTTCCTTTTTGGAGCGGGAGAGACTCATCCGTGAAAAAATCCTCACCTATCGCCGGCTTGCGGCGGTGGAGGGAGCAGGAACCGGTGCAGGTGGCATCCTGTTGGGGTTGGCTGATTTCCCCATGCTGCTATCGCTAAAAATGAAGTTTCTCTATGATGTCGCATCCTTGTATGGATTTGATGTAACCGAGGATCAGGAGCGCCTCTATCTACTTCATATTTTCCAAGTCACCTTCTCCAGCGGCGAGAAACGGACCCAAGCATTTTTGAAATTGCGCAACTGGCACCAAACAATCCAGACTTTCCCCTCCACCAAACAGATGGATTGGCAAGCCTTTCAACAAGATTATCGGGAAACGATTGATCTGCCCAAGCTGCTCCAGCTCATCCCCGGATTTGGAGCCATCGTCGGAGCGGTAGTCAATCACCGCTTCCTGAATGAACTCGGGAAAACCGCGATGAATGCTTACCGCATGCGCCTGTTGGATTCGAGTGGAAAGTCCATTTAA
- a CDS encoding sugar phosphate nucleotidyltransferase yields the protein MKGVVLAGGTGSRLFPLTKVTNKHLLPVGQYPMILHPVGKMTQCGIQDILVVTGSEHIGDVVRLLGSGKEYGVRFTYKVQDRPGGIAEALSLAREYAEGEHLLVMLGDNVFEDNLAPYVKAFNRQGSGAKLLLKRVKNPERFGVAEVKEERIIRIEEKPSRPKSNLAVTGIYLYDERVFSYIEELEPSARGELEITDVNNCYIRDSILTFDVLEGWWTDAGTHPSLLRAHQLASPVRLPFFQEKRGDIK from the coding sequence ATGAAAGGCGTTGTTTTAGCGGGAGGGACTGGTTCCCGCCTGTTTCCCTTAACCAAGGTAACCAACAAGCATTTGCTCCCCGTCGGTCAATATCCGATGATCCTGCATCCGGTAGGTAAGATGACTCAATGTGGCATCCAGGATATTTTGGTGGTGACAGGCTCGGAACACATCGGGGATGTGGTACGTCTCCTGGGGAGCGGAAAAGAGTACGGGGTCCGGTTTACCTATAAAGTACAAGATCGACCAGGGGGAATTGCGGAAGCTCTTTCCCTGGCCCGGGAGTATGCCGAGGGAGAACATCTGTTGGTCATGTTGGGGGATAATGTGTTTGAAGACAATTTGGCCCCTTATGTGAAGGCGTTCAACAGACAAGGATCGGGAGCAAAACTCTTGCTAAAAAGAGTAAAGAATCCCGAACGTTTTGGCGTTGCTGAAGTAAAAGAGGAACGAATTATCCGTATTGAAGAAAAGCCCTCTCGTCCCAAGAGCAATTTGGCTGTAACGGGAATCTACCTGTATGACGAACGTGTGTTTTCATATATTGAGGAATTGGAACCTTCAGCGCGAGGAGAACTGGAGATCACGGATGTGAACAACTGCTATATTCGCGACAGTATTCTCACGTTTGATGTCCTGGAGGGATGGTGGACCGATGCCGGCACTCATCCCTCCCTTCTGCGGGCGCATCAATTAGCCTCCCCGGTTCGTTTGCCTTTTTTTCAAGAGAAAAGGGGGGACATCAAGTGA
- the rfbB gene encoding dTDP-glucose 4,6-dehydratase: MKKRILVTGGMGFIGSHYIRTLLAEEPEVEVVNADALKYASNPLNVRDVEDHPRYHFRQVDLSRGDDVAELFAEERIDEIVHFAAESHVDRSIQSSLPFLKSNITGTYHLLEEVQKAGSTIRMVQVSTDEVYGSVDEGHTSEDTVLAPGNPYSASKAGADLFCLAYYKTHGVPVVITRCTNNYGPNQHPEKLIPRLILRALKGRTLPLYGDGRQERDWIHVRDHCRGVELVRKKGELGEIYHIGAEKPVANLEIAKRIAAALQQPLFHIQHVRDRPGHDRRYSLDTSKIRRELGWEPVIPLDEGLTDTIRWYQQQTDWYDGFMTDELKERTET; encoded by the coding sequence GTGAAGAAACGGATTTTAGTGACCGGAGGGATGGGGTTTATCGGAAGCCACTACATTCGCACACTATTAGCGGAAGAACCCGAAGTGGAAGTAGTCAATGCCGATGCGCTCAAATACGCCTCCAATCCCCTTAATGTGAGGGACGTGGAGGATCATCCTCGCTATCATTTCCGTCAAGTGGATCTATCCCGGGGGGACGATGTGGCGGAGTTGTTTGCCGAAGAACGGATCGACGAAATCGTCCATTTTGCCGCGGAAAGCCATGTGGACCGCAGCATCCAAAGCAGTCTCCCGTTTCTCAAGTCTAATATCACAGGCACATACCATCTTTTGGAAGAAGTTCAGAAAGCCGGATCGACGATTCGAATGGTCCAGGTGTCTACGGATGAGGTATATGGGAGTGTAGATGAGGGACACACGAGTGAAGATACCGTTTTGGCCCCCGGCAATCCCTACTCCGCGAGCAAAGCTGGTGCCGATCTGTTCTGTTTGGCGTACTACAAAACCCATGGTGTGCCGGTTGTCATCACAAGATGCACGAATAACTATGGCCCAAACCAACACCCCGAAAAATTGATTCCTCGATTGATCCTGCGGGCGTTGAAAGGACGGACACTTCCCTTGTACGGGGACGGGCGGCAAGAACGGGATTGGATCCATGTGCGGGATCATTGCCGCGGTGTCGAGTTGGTACGAAAAAAGGGGGAATTAGGAGAAATATACCATATTGGAGCGGAAAAACCAGTCGCCAACCTTGAAATAGCCAAACGGATCGCTGCTGCTCTGCAACAACCGCTGTTTCATATTCAGCACGTTCGTGACCGTCCCGGGCATGATCGCCGTTACAGTCTGGATACAAGCAAGATACGTCGGGAGTTAGGATGGGAACCGGTGATCCCTTTGGATGAGGGATTAACCGATACGATTCGCTGGTATCAGCAACAGACCGATTGGTATGACGGATTCATGACCGATGAATTGAAGGAGCGAACAGAAACGTGA
- the rfbD gene encoding dTDP-4-dehydrorhamnose reductase, protein MKILVTGAGGQLGRDIVHTLSLHHDVRGLVREEWDVTRLSHSDHWVEREKPDTIIHCAAFTQVDTCETQPRQAFMTNTIATKHLASICGDRGIRLVYISTDYVFDGKRKEGYVESDPVCPINVYGKTKWMGERWVRKRCSRYLILRTAWLFGRGGQHFPGAMLERAKRGMPLRVVTDQVGCPTYTGHLAQGLLQLLEREDRGVFHMAGNGSCSWHEFAEAVLEEAGICHTVIPITSNELKRSAPRPACSILRTERDHPLPHWREGLIAFMQSPHKTSSERMGGTP, encoded by the coding sequence GTGAAGATTCTGGTAACGGGTGCCGGTGGTCAGCTTGGACGAGATATCGTCCATACCTTGTCCCTCCACCATGACGTACGGGGATTGGTTCGAGAGGAATGGGATGTAACTCGATTGTCCCACTCCGATCATTGGGTCGAACGGGAGAAACCGGACACCATCATCCACTGTGCGGCGTTCACTCAAGTGGACACATGCGAAACCCAACCTCGGCAAGCTTTCATGACCAATACCATCGCTACCAAACATTTGGCTTCGATCTGCGGGGATCGAGGAATTCGACTTGTCTACATCAGTACAGATTATGTCTTCGACGGTAAACGAAAAGAAGGATATGTAGAAAGTGATCCCGTTTGTCCCATCAACGTATATGGAAAGACCAAATGGATGGGGGAGCGTTGGGTTAGGAAACGGTGTTCACGCTATCTAATCTTACGTACGGCCTGGTTGTTCGGACGGGGCGGGCAACATTTTCCCGGTGCTATGTTGGAACGAGCCAAACGGGGGATGCCGCTTCGAGTGGTAACGGACCAAGTGGGTTGTCCCACTTATACCGGCCACCTGGCCCAAGGCCTGCTGCAATTGCTCGAAAGGGAAGACAGGGGTGTTTTCCACATGGCGGGAAACGGATCCTGTTCCTGGCATGAGTTCGCCGAAGCCGTTTTAGAGGAAGCGGGTATCTGCCACACCGTTATACCGATTACATCCAACGAACTGAAGCGAAGTGCTCCCCGCCCCGCTTGTTCCATCCTCCGGACAGAACGCGACCACCCCTTGCCGCATTGGAGAGAAGGGTTAATCGCCTTTATGCAATCACCGCACAAGACCAGCTCTGAGAGAATGGGGGGAACACCGTGA